The genome window ACTTCCTAAGCCAGCACCCCCCAAAAGAACACGAAAATGCTTAATTTTTTCCTGTTCATCTGGCTTGATGTAAATTCGATTTCTACTATACATTTTTTCCATTTTGATGATACTTTAAATTTTTACTGTGCAAAAGTAGATTTGTTTTTTCAAACATCCACTACACAAAAGGGTAATATTTGGATTATAACACCCAACATAAACAAAGATTAACTAAATAATGATGTTCCTATTTTGGTTTTTCCATTATTCGTCTAATTTCTTTTGATTCAAGCAATAATTTATTGGCAATACTATCCTTATATTTTGCAGTTTCAACCATTTCACGGTATCGACATACTGAATCTTCATAAGCAGCAACTCGATTTCTTACATCATCAATAACATTCTCATTTCGACAAACAGAAAAATGCTTTTCGATGTAACTAACATTCGGGTCATCGGATGGAAGCACCATCTTCAATGCCCGATACTTCAAGTCTGCCTCCTCCCAATCTTGGTGCTCTCGCCATTGGGTGAGGTTGCCCCAAATGGAAATGACAAGGGATAGAGCCAAGCCGCCAATGAAAAGAAGAACATACTTTGATGTAGGCTCGAAGCGATGGGTGACAAGTTTCTTCTGAGGTGAATTGTTCATCACTTCAAGTTTGTCTTGCAATGCCTTCGAGGAAACATCATTCCCTTGTATCATCTGCTTAACTGCATCAACCAAGAACTTGCTTCGCTGCTCATTTTTGCCAAGTTCAACCTTGATAAGGTCTGCAAAAACGACAATGGCATCTCTTAATTTGGATATTTTACCTCTGACTTCCTCTTCTTTGATAAACATCGCATTGATTGACTTATCCAACTTGGTTATGTCATTACTTGCAGGAACGGTTTCTGCTCCTGCGTTCTTTGTGGAGGCAGAAAGCTCATCGACTTTCTGCTCCAATCTCTCAACTGTGCCATAGATGGCTTCCAATAGTTCTTCTTTCATGTTCGATTCTAATTTTAAGTTTGTAACTTGCATCAAAGGCTGAAGCCTTTTCTGCGTTTTCTCTTTTTCTTCTTGGCGGATTCATCCTCTGGGAATGGCTCATAAGTTTGGGCATTAGACGGAGCAAACAAGCCGATGGAAGAAATATTACTCCAAGGGTCTTGGGTATGTTCTGTCGTTGGTTGAGTCTGTTCTACTTGGTGACAACTTAGTTGTCCTCCCTGCATAGATTCGGCTCTTGGCGATACACGATTATACTCTGTGCCAAGTCTTGCATCCAACCTGACAAAGCTGTATTCTCTGCAAATCTGCGTACCCTTGAAACTATATCCATCCTTGCAGAAACGGATGCCTTGAACCTGGGTTTGCGCCTTGTCCCTATAGACAATCTCCAAGTGAACACCTCGTTTTGCAAGTTCATTCTTGAACTTCTGCCAGCTATCTGCGGCTTTCAAGGCATCTTTAACGGCATTGTGAATCTCATATTTTGCACGCTCTGCATTGCGCAATTTGCGAGTGTTTGTTTTGCTCTTGTCCGTTCCGTAAGTAAGTCCATACTTGGATTTAAGAGCCTTGGTCACCTGCTCATTACGCCTGTAATCATTCCTG of Segatella copri contains these proteins:
- a CDS encoding relaxase/mobilization nuclease domain-containing protein is translated as MIGKLKKGASFGGCVRYVTDKDEAKILASDGVLLGTNAEIVQSFELQRQLNPRIKKPVGHIALSFKPEDKPRLTDEFMAKIALEYMQMMGITDTQFIIVRHHNTDNPHCHIVYNRINNESKLLSDRNDYRRNEQVTKALKSKYGLTYGTDKSKTNTRKLRNAERAKYEIHNAVKDALKAADSWQKFKNELAKRGVHLEIVYRDKAQTQVQGIRFCKDGYSFKGTQICREYSFVRLDARLGTEYNRVSPRAESMQGGQLSCHQVEQTQPTTEHTQDPWSNISSIGLFAPSNAQTYEPFPEDESAKKKKRKRRKGFSL